The following is a genomic window from Geminicoccus roseus DSM 18922.
CTGCTCCACCGCGACACCGCCCCGAAGTGGCGCTACTCGATGCCCAAGGAAGGTGGCCTCGCCTGGACCGACACGATCGCGATCCCGGCGGGTGCCGAGAACGTCGAGCAGGCCTATGCCTTCATCGACTTCATGCTCACTCCCGAGGCCGGGGCCGTGTTCTCCAACAACACCGGCTACAATTCCTGCGCCGTGGGTGCTGACCAGCATCTGAGCGAGGAGAACAAGGCTGCCTTCGCCATGGCCTATCCGGACGAGGCGGCGGTCGACAATCTCTGGTGGTGGCCGCCGCAGACCCCGTTCTTCGCGGCGCTGCGCACCGAGTATGTCGAGAAGCTGACCAACGCCTGACCGGCAGCCATCCAGGCCGGGCCCGGCATCGCCGGGCCTGCCTCCCTGCTGGGATCGATCATGCGCAAGCTCTTCCAGCGGCTGGGCGTGTTCCCGGCCACGATCGCCTGTGTGCTCGCCGCCTTCTGGGTGCTGGGCCTGATCGTCCTGCCGCAGGCCACCATGATCGAGCGCTCGCTCTGGTGGGAGGAACGGCCGGCCGACGCCCAGCAGGCTGCGCAGGCGCTCGACCAGGCCTGGATGGAGCAGGCGCGCCTGTCGCTGGACGACCCGTCGCCGGAGCGCGATGCCAGGCTCGCCGAGGTGGAGGCCGAGATCGCCCGGCTGGAGCAGGTCGAGACCAAGCCGGTGCGGGCCTGGGGCCTGTCCAACTACCTGCGCATGAGCGGGCTGCACCTGCGCATCTTCCTCTGGACGCTCGGCGCCTCGCTGGCCGTCACGCTGATCGCCTTCGTGGTCTGCTACCCGATCGCCTGGGCGGTCGCGACCGCCGGTCCCGGCCTGCGCGGGCCGCTCCTCCTGACCGGGCTGATCATTCCCTATGCCGTCAACGAGCTCCTGCGGATCTTCGCCTGGCTGATCCTGCTCGACCGCGAGGGCTTGGTGAACACGCTCCTGCAGGGCCTGGGCCTGCCCCCCGTCCCGTTCGTCGAGACCGGCTCCGGCGTGTTCATCACCATGGTCTACACCTACGTGCTGTTCATGGTCTTCCCGATGCTTAACTCCATGGAGACCTTGGACCGCGCCCAGGTCGAGGCCGCCCGCGACCTCGGCGCCTCGATCCCGCAGATCCACCGCCGGGTGATCATCCCGCACAGCCGCCCGGGCATCGCGATCGGCTGCATCATGACCTTCATGCTGGCCGCCGGCTCCTACGCGGTGCCGTGGATCATGAGCCGCGGCGTGGGCGGCGACTGGTTCACCCAGCTGGTCTACCGGCAGTTCTACGAGGCCAACCAGTGGAACGTCGGCGCCGCCTACGCCGTCACCCTGCTGATCGCCTGCCTGGCCTTCGTGCTGGTGGTCATGAAGGTGATGCGGGTGTCGTTGCGGGAGATCGCCCGATGAATGCCGGCCGCGCCAGCCGCCTGGTGCTCGACGCCTATCTGGTGCTGTTCTTCTTCTACCTGGCCGCCCCGCTGGTGGTGATGATGGCGGCCGCCTTCAACGCCTACCCGCAGCCCTCGGTGACCCACTGGGAAGGCTTCACCCTGCGCTGGTTCACCGAGCTGTTCACCGATGCGCGGCTGGGCACCGGCGTGCTCCACTCCTTCATGGTGGCGCTGGGCGTGATCGTGATCGCCATCCCGGCGGGCCTCGCCGGCGCCATGATCCTGGCGCGGATGGAAAGCCGGGCCACCACCTTCCTCTATGCCCTGATGGTCAGCCCGATCCTCACGCCCGGCATCATCCTGGGCCTGTCGACCCTGATCTTCTGGAGCCCGATCGGCATCGGTGCCGGCCTGACCCTGGCGACGCTCGCCCAGGCCAGCTTCATCACCTCCTATTGCATGCTGATGTTCCTGGCCCGGCTCGCCCGCTACGACCAGACCCTGGACGAGGCCGCCCTCGACCTTGGCGCCGGCCCGGCCTTCGTGTTCCGGCGGATCACCCTGCCGTTCCTGTGGCCGACCGTGCTGACCGCCGCCGGCATCGCCTTCCTGCAGTCGTTCGAGAACTACAACACCACCGTGTTCGCGATCGGCGGCGACTTCACCCTGCCCACCGAGATCGGCTCGCGGATGCGCTTCGGCCTCTCCCCCGCCATCGCGGCGCTGGGCGTGATCTTCGTGGTGGCGACCGTGGCCGGGGCGATCGCCTGGGTGGTCCTGCGCCGGCGGGAGCGCGCCCGCGCCGCCTGACCGGCGGCGGGGCTGGCCGTCAGCCCGCCGCCCACATCCCGCGCATCCGGGCGCCGACATCGATCCGCACGCTCCGGGCGGCTCCCCCCGGAGCCGTGGCGCCCGGCGCCGCCACCGGCCAGGTCGTCTGCTCGAACAGGGACAGCAACTGGTCCGGGACGAAGCGGGTGCGCGCCGCATAGACGTGCCGGTCGCCCCTGGCATGCTGGCCATGAGTGAAGAACCGCTGCGGGACCAGCAGGTGCAGGTCGTCCCTGGCCCTGGTCATCGCGACATAGAGCAGCCGCCGCTCCTCCTCGATCTCGTCGGTGCTGCCGGTGCCGAGGTCGGAGGGGATGCAGCCGTCCACCACGTTCAGCACGAACACCGACTTCCATTCCTGGCCCTTGGCCGAGTGGATCGTGGAAAGGATCAGGTAGTCCTCGTCGCGCAGGGGCACCCCGGCCTGGTCGCTGGTGGCGTCCGGCGGGTCCAGGGTCAGCTCGGTCAAAAAGCGCTCGCGCGACGGATAGCCCGCCGCGATCTGGGCGAGCTGGACGAGGTCGGCCCGGCGGGTGGCGGCGTCCTCGTGGATCCGCTCCAGATGCGGCTCGTACCAGGCCCGCGCCAGGTCCAGCTCGGCCGGCCAGCCAACGCCGCGCAGCCGCTCGACCAGCTGGACGAACTCCCGCCAGCCGTCGCCCGCCCGGGAGGGTGCCGTCACGGTCATGAGCGCCGCCACCGGGTCGGCCGCCTCCGCCATCCGGTCGAGCGCCCGTTTGGCGGAACTCGCGCCCACCCCGGGGATCAGCTGCATCAGCCGGAACCCGGCTACCCGGTCCTTCGGGTTCTGGACAAAGCGCAGGAGCGCCAGCACGTCCTTGACGTGCGCGGAATCCAGGAACTTCAGCCCGCCGAATTTCACGAACGGAATGTTCCTGCGGGTCAGCTCCACCTCCAGCGGTCCGGCATGGTGCGAGGTGCGGAACAGGATCGCCTGCTGCTTGAGCGCGATTCCGGCCTCGCGGTTCTCCAGGACCCGCTCCACCACGTAGCGGGCCTGGTCGGCCTCGTCGCGCAGGGCCACCAGCCAGGGCCGCCCCTCCGCCTTTCGCTCGCTCCACAGGTTCTTGGTGAACCGCTCGGCCGAGAGCGCGATCACGCCGTTGGCCGCCGCCAGGACCGGCTGGGTGGAGCGGTAGTTGCGGTCCAGGGTAACGATGCTGGCGGGCGGGGTGAATTGGCCCGGGAAGTCCAGGATGTTGCGCACGGTGGCAGCGCGGAACGCATAGATCGACTGGGCGTCGTCGCCGACCACGGTCAGGCCGTGGCCGGCCGGCTTCAGGCCCAAGAGGATCGAGGCCTGCAGGCGGTTGGTGTCCTGGTACTCGTCGACCAGCACATGGTCGAACCGGCCGCCGATCTCCTGGGCGAGCAGCGGCTCGGCGGCCATCTGCGCCCAGTAGAGCAGCAGGTCGTCGTAATCGAGCAGGTTCTGGCGCTGCTTGGCCAGGACATAGCCGGCGAACAGCCGGCGCAGCTCCGCCGCCCAGCCCGAGCACCAGGGAAAGGTCGCCTGGAGGACGTCCTCCAGCGCCATCTCGGCGTTGACGCAGCGCGAGTAGATCGCAAGGCAGGTGGCCTTGGCCGGAAAGCGGCTCTGGGTCGCCGACAAGCCCAGCTCGTGGCGGACAAGGTTGATCAGGTCGGCGGAATCGGCGCGGTCCAGGATCGTGAAGGACGGATCCAGCCCGATCTGCTCGGCATGCTCGCGCAGGAGCCGCGCGCCGATGCCGTGGAACGTGCCGGCCCAGGTGAGGGCCTCGGTCAGGATGGCGGCGGACGGGCCCAGCACCTCGCCCGCGATCCGCTCGACCCGCCTCGCCATCTCCGCGGCCGCCCGCCGGGAGAAGGTCAGCAGCAGGATGCGGCGCGGATCGGCGCCATGGGCGATCAGATGCGCCACCCGGTGCGCCAGCGTGCTGGTCTTGCCGGACCCGGCCCCGGCGATCACCAGGAGCGGCTGCGGCGGGCCGGACCGGCCGATCCCGTGCTCCACCGCCTGCCGCTGTTCCGGATTGAGGTTCGCCAGATAGGCGGCCGCCGCACTCACCTTGACATCGTCCCGCTGGAAGCCTGCGGCCGGAGGATCACGGATTCCCGGTTTGTTCGCAACCGGCCGGACGGCTAGGAGCCCCGCCGCGTCCCGGCGACATGGTGCAGGTGCTCGACCATCCGGCGCGCGGCCGTCAGGGGATCGCCGGTCCGGATCGCCTGGACGATGGCGTCGTGCTCGCCGGGCGGGCAGTTCTCGTCATGGCGCTGGGCATGGGCCGCCAGCGCCACGGCGGTGCGCCAGACCAGGTCGTCGATGATCCCCGCCAGCACCTGGTTGCCGGCCAGTTCGGCCACCAGCCGGTGGAACTCGCCGGCCAGCCGGATGATCCGGCCCTGCTCCCCGGCCGCGCGGGCCGCCGCCTCGTCGTCCAGATGCGCGTCGAGCCGCGCCACCGCCAGGGCGCGCGCCCGGGCATCCAGCCCGGCGACCTTGACGATGGTCTGGCTCTCGATGATCCGCCGCGCCTCGAACAGGGCGGCGGCCTCCGCCGGCGACGGCTCGGCGACGAAGGCGCCCCGGTTCGGCTCCAGCCGGACCACGCCACGCTGCGCGAGCAGCAGCAGCACCTTGCGCACCCGGGCCCGCGTCACGTCAAAGATCTCCGCCAGGCTCTCCTCGGCGAGCTTGGTGCGCGGCGGCAGGCGGCCCTCCACGATAGCGTCGAGGATGTGCTCGAAGATCTCGCGCTCGAGCTGGAGCCCGGCGGGCACGGGCGATCCGGTTGGGGAACAGGTCAGGGAAAGCATCGTCGCCGTCAGGTCGTTGTCGTGACCCTATCCCGCACACGAAGTCCTGCGGAAGCACGATCTTTGGCAGACGGGCCGGTTCCTCCGCCAGTGATGTAGATGATCCTGGGTGATCGTGGCGCTGCCTGCTCAATATCCTGGCAGGTGATGCCTGTTCCATGGCCATGGCCATGGAGGCTGCGCCTCAGCGACTGATTCCTGCCCGATTGGCGTCTGGCACGGGAACTGCATCTCGGATTGTCGACAATCCAGCGGAGATGTTTTGGATGCCAGCAGCCGCTGCCGAAACGGGCGAGGCCCGGGGCCGGATCGAGTTCGCGGGCGTGTCGAAGGCCTATGGCACCGCCCGGGCCGTCGATTCCATCAGCCTGGACATTCCAGCGGCCACCTATTGCTGCCTGCTCGGCCCCTCGGGCTGCGGCAAGACCACCTCCCTGCGCATGCTGGCCGGCCACGAGATCGCCACCGCCGGCGACATCCTGCTCGACGGGCTGGACGTCACCCGCCTGCCGCCGGCCAGGCGCGGCACCGCGATGATGTTCCAGAACTACGCCCTGTTCCCGCATCTGAGCGTGCAGGAGAACGTCGCCTTCTCGCTGCGGATGCGCGGCGAGCCCCGGATGACGCGGCTGGCGCAGGCGCGGGCGATGCTGCGGGTGGTGGAGATGGAGCGCTTCGCCGAGCGCCTGCCGGCGCAGCTCTCGGGCGGCCAGCAGCAGCGCGTTGCGCTGGCCCGCGCCCTGATCACCCGGCCGGCCGCCCTCCTGCTCGACGAGCCGTTGTCGGCGCTCGACCCGTTCCTGCGCCTGCGGGTGCGCACCGAGCTGAAGAAGCTGCAGAAGAGCCTCGGCATTTCGTTCGTCCACGTCACCCATTCCCAGGACGAGGCCTTGGCGCTGGCCGACAAGGTGGTGCTGATGAATGTCGGCCGGATCGAGCAGCAGGGTACTGCCGAGGAAGTCTTCACCCGGCCGCGCACGCCGTTCGTCGCCCGCTTCATCGGCGGCCACAACGTCATCGATCTGGGCGACCGGATGGTCGCGGTGCGCACCGACCGGGTCGCCCTGCAGCGCGGCGAGGCAACTGGCCCGACCAGCCGCGCCGCCACCGTGAAGGCCGCCGAATATGCCGGCAACGGCTTCTCGGTGCAGCTCGTCGACGATCGCGACGGCGAGCTGATCGCGCTGGTCCCGGAAGAGGAGTTCCGCGCCCGGCCGTTCGGGGAGGGGGAGCGGGTCACCGTCTCCTGGGCGCCGGACCAGATGCACGTGCTCGAGCAGGGCAGCGCCTGAGGGCTGCCGAACCGTCCATGCCATCGCAACGAGGGAAACCATGATCAAGAAGATGCAGCCGACGGCCTCCCGCCGCGACGTCCTCAAGGGCGGCGCCGCCCTGGCCGGCATCGCCGCAACCGGGGCGATCTGCGCGCCGGCGGTGCATTCCGCCGAGCCGGTCACCCTGCGCTATCTGTCCACCGCCGTGAACCAGGCCCCCGCGATCGCCGAGCAGGCGTTCCGCGATACCGGCGTGAAGATCGAGTATGTCTCGGTCACCACCGACGAGGTGACCAAGCGCATCATCACCCAGCCCAACTCGTTCGACCTGGTCGACACCGAGTATTTCGCGCTGAAGAAGCTGGTCCCGGCCGGCAACCTGATGGGCATGGACGCCAAGCGGATCAAGCTGGTCGACAAGCTGGCGCCGGCCATCACCAAGGCCGAGATCGACGGCAAGAAGATCGGCGACCAGGGCACCGCGCCCAAGAAGGTGTTCTACCTGGACGGCCAGTACTCCAAGCAGTTCTCCGACACGCCGACCGAGTGGATCACCCTGATCCCCACCACCTACAACGCCGACACGCTGGGCATCCGCCCGGACCTGGTCGGCCGACCGATCGAGAGCTGGGCGGAACTCCTGAACCCCGAGTTCAAGGGCAAGGCCTCGATCCTCAACATCCCCTCGATCGGCATCATGGATGCCGCGATGGTCGTGGAGGCCACCGGCGAGCACAAGTACGCCGACAAGGGCAACATGACCAAGGAGGAGATCGACCTCACCATCGCCAGGCTGATCGAGGCCAAGCAGGCCGGCCAGTTCCGCGCCTTCTGGTCGGACTTCAACGAGAGCGTGAACCTGATGGCGTCGGGCGAGACCGTCATCCAGTCGATGTGGTCGCCGGCGGTGACCGCGGTGCGCCTCAAGGGCATCGAGTGCAAGTTCCAGCCGCTCAAGGAAGGCTACCGCGCCTGGGCGTCCGGCTTCGGCCTGCCCAAGACCCTCAAGGGCCGGGAACTCGATGCCGCCTATGAGTTCGTCAACTGGTTCCTGTCCGGCTGGGCCGGCGCCTACCTGAACCGCCAGGGCTACTACTCGGCCGTGCTCGACACCGCGAAGGAGCACATGGAGCCCTACGAGTGGGCCTACTGGATGGAAGGCAAGCCCGCCGAGAAGGACATTGTCGGCCCCGACGGCAGCCTTCTGGAGAAGGCCGGCACGGTGCGCGACGGCGGCTCCTACAACGAGCGCATGGGTGCGGTCGCCTGCTGGAACGCGGTCATGGACGAGAACGAGTACATGGTCCGCAAGTGGAACTCCTTCATCGCCGCCTGACCCCCTGAGCCCTGCATTCGCCGGTCCTTCCGTCCCCTCAGGGGGCGGGAGGGCCGGACCCGCGACCTTCCATGGCTGGTGGAACGACCGAATGACGGCCTCGCGCTGGACACCCTACTGGCAGGCCGCGCCCATGGCCCTGGCGTTCCTGCTCTTCTTCATCCTGCCGCTGCTCGTCACGCTGGTCGTGAGTTTTTGGAACTACACCGAGTATTCGATCGAGCCGGCCTTCGTCACCGAGAACTACGTCACCGCGTTCGAGGGCTGCCTGGCCGAACTGCCCGGCCTGTGCACCACCCTCAAGACCTATCTCTCCACCGTGAAGTTCAGCCTGCTGGTCTGGCTGATCACCCTGGTGATCGGCTTTGCCGTCTCCTACTACATCGTGTTCGAGATCCGCTCCAGTACGGTGCGCCTGGTGCTGGCCCTGCTCTGCACCATCCCGTTCTGGACCTCCAACGTGATCCGGATGATCTCCTGGATCCCGCTGCTCGGCCGCAACGGCGTGGTCAACCAGATGCTGATGGGCATGGGCGTCGTCTCGGAGCCGCAGGACTGGCTGCTCTACTCCGACTTCTCGGTGATCCTGGCCTTCGTCCACCTCAACACCGTGTTCATGATCGTGCCGATCGCCAACTCGATGTCGCGGATCGACCGCTCCCTGATCGAGGCAGCCCGCGACAACGGCGCCAGCGGCTGGCAGATCGTCTGGCACGTCATCGTCCCGCTGACCAAGACCGGGATCATGATCGGCTCGATCTTCGTGGTGACGGTGGTGATGGGCGACTTCATCACGATCGGCCTGATGGGCGGCCAGCAGATCGCCTCGGTGGGCAAGATCATCAACGTCCAGATCAGCTATCTGCAATTCCCGATCGCCGCGGCCAACGCGATCATCCTGCTGGCGATGGTCCTGATGATCGTCTGGGCGATGGTCCGCTTCGTCGACATCCGCAAGGAGCTGTGAGGATGCGCGAGGGCCGCTCCAAGACCTTCTGGGTCCTGACTTTCCTGTTCGCGCTCTACGTCCTGTTCCTGTACGGGCCGACCGTCACCATCACCGTCCTGTCCTTCCAGGGGCCGGACGGCGGGCTGACCTTCCCGATGAACGGCGTGTCGCTGCACTGGTTTCGCAACCTGTTCGCCGGGATCGGCGTGGCCTACGTGGCCGATGCCTTCCTGCGCTCGATGAAGCTGGGCCTGGTGGTCACCGTGCTGACCGTGATCATCTCGGTGCTGGCCGGCCTGGCGTTCCGCCGGCGCTTCAGCGGCGCCAACCTCCTGTTCTACACGGCCATCGCCAGCCTGATCCTGCCCTCGATCGTGGTGTCGCTCGGCATCGCCTTGGAGTTCCGGATCGTCGACGACAACGTCAAGGCGATCGGCGACGCCTACGAGATCACCTGGATCCAGGCCGAGTACCAGACCCTGATGGGCCTGATGACCTCGGGCCTGGGCGCGCACCTGACCTGGACCCTGCCGTTCGGCCTGCTGATCATGTTCGCGGTCTTCAACCGGTTCGACCCGGCCTACGAGGAAGCCGCCCGCGACCTCGGCGCCACGCCCTGGCAGACCTTCCGCCACGTGGTCCTGCCGATCATCGCGCCCTCCCTGGTCGGCGTGGCGCTGTTCGGCTTCACCCTGTCCTGGGACGAGATCGCCCGCTCCAGCCAGGCGGTGGGCTCGGAGAACACCTTGCCGATGCAGCTCCAGGGCCTGACCACCTCGGTGACCACGCCGGTCATCTACGCGCTGGGCACCGTCACCACCGCGGTGTCCTTCGCGGTGATCCTCTCCGCGATCGGGATCATGCTCCTGGTGCAGCGCCACCGCCGCCGCCATGGCTCGGACGCCGGGAGCGGCCTGGTATGACCCGCCTCCTGGTGGTCAACCCGAACACCACCGCCGCCATGACCGCCCGGATCGGCGCTGCCGCCCAGGCCGCCGCCTCGCCCGGTACCGAGATCCTGGCGGTCCAGCCGGCCGAGGGGCCGGCCTCGATCGAGGGCTATGTCGACGAGGCCTTCTCCGTACCGGGCCTGCTCGCCGAGATCCATGCCGGCGAGAGGGCAGGGGTGGACGGCCATGTCATCGCCTGCTTCGACGACACCGGGCTGGATGCCGCCCGGTCGCTCGCCAGCGCCCCGGTGGTCGGGATCGGCGAGGCCGCCTTCCACATGGCGAGCCTTCTGGCCGGGCGCTTCTCGGTGGTCACCACCCTGTCCCGCTCGATCCCGGCGATCGAGCACAACCTGGTCCGCTACGGCTTGGCCGCCCGCTGCGCCCGGGTCCGCGCCAGCGAGGTGCCGGTACTGGCGCTGGACGAGCCGGGCAGCGACGCGGCCGCGCGGATCTCGGTGGAGATCGAGCGGGCGAAGGCCGAGGACCGGGCGGAGGCGATCGTGCTGGGCTGCGCCGGCATGGCTGAGCTTGCCGCCCGCCTGTCCGCGCAGCACGGCCTTCCGGTGCTGGACGGGATCGCCTGCGCCATCCGGCTGGCCGAGGGCCTGGCGGCGCTGGGCCTGCGGACCTCCAAGCTCGGCGGCTACGCCCGGCCCCTGCCCAAAGCCTATGCCGGCCGCTGGGGCGACATCGTGGCGGAATGAGGCGAGGCGGAATCAGGCCAGCGGCGCGTACCCCATGGATTCTCCGGCAACCTTCGGCGATGATCGCGGCCCGGTCGGGTTGGAGGCGAGGTCGGCATCATGCGGATAGGCTATGCGCGCGCCTTCGACGACCGGCAGCAGCTGGCCCTCCAGGTGGAGGCCCTGACCGCGGCCGGCTGCGACACCGTCCAGGCCGATCTGGAGGCTGACTATCTGGGCAACCTGCCGGGCGGCCATCCGGACCGGCTCCACCTGGTGCCGAGCGACCGGCTGACCGTGGCGCTGCTCGCCATCGGCGAGGGCGACGTGCTGGTGGTGTGCCGCCTGGACCGGCTCGGGCGCTCGCTGGCCTTCCTGGTCGAGCTGATCACCTGGCTGGAAGACCATGGCGCCGGCCTGCAGTCGCTGGACGGCTCGATCGACACGACCTCGACCGAGGGCAAGGCGGTGATCCCGCTGATGCGCACCCTGGCCGACGCGGACCATATCCTGCAGCTCGAGCGGACGGCCGAGGAGGCGCAGGGCGGCGGGCCCGCGCGCCGCCTGGCCCGGCCGACCCTGGGCCAGCTGGCCTTCGCCAAGCGGGGCATCCAAACGCGGGAGAACACGCTGACCCAGCTGGCCTCCATCCTGGGGGTGGACCGCTCCTCCCTGGACCGCTCCGCGCGCGGCTATGTCCCGCCCGAGGACGAAGACTGACGGGCCCCCGGCAAATCGCGTTTTCGAGGCAATTTCCGCCGAAAGATCAATCTACGGTAGAAATGAAGCCGCAGCCCGTGGCATGTCTCGGCGCCTGACCTCCTCGGAGTGAACAATGGCGCCGACCACCACCATGGCGCGGATCCGGACCGTAGCCTTCATGGGCCTGGAGGTGCGCGACGTCGATGTCGAGGTGCAGCTGGCCGCCGGCCTGCCGGCCTTCACCCTGGTGGGCCTGCCGGACAAGGCGCTCGCGGAAAGCCGGGAACGGGTGCGGGGATCGCTCGGCACGCTCGGCATCGCCCTGCCGCCCAAGCGGATCGTGATCAACCTGGCGCCGGCCGACCTCGCCAAGGAGGGCAGCCATTTCGACCTGCCGATCGCGCTGGGACTGCTGGTCGTCCTGGGCCTGCTGCCGCCGGCCGCCCTGGAGAACCACCTGGTCCTGGGCGAGCTGGCGCTGGACGGTGCCATCCGGCCGGTCCAGGGCGTGCTGCCGGCGGCGCTGGCCGCCAGCGAGCGCAAGCTGGCGATGATCTGCCCGGGCGAATCGGGCGGGGAGGCCGCCTGGCTCGCCAGCGAGATCGAGGTGGTCGCCGCCCCGTCCCTGGGCGCCCTGATCAACCATCTGCGCGGCGTGCACCGCCTGGTCCCGCCGGAGCCGGCCCTGGCGGCCGAGCAGGGCGGCTATCCCGACCTGCGGGACGTGAAGGGCCAGGAGACCGCCAAGCGGGCGATCGAGATCGCCGCGGCCGGCCACCACCATCTGCTGATGAACGGCCCGCCCGGCGCCGGCAAGTCGATGCTGGCCGCCCGCCTGCCCGGCATCATGCCGCCCTTGGACCCGGCCGAGGTGCTGGAGGTGAGCATGATCGCCTCGATCGCCGGGCGGCTGGACGGCGGCCGGCTGACCCGTCGCCGCCCGTTCCGCAGCCCCCATCACGGCAGCTCGATGGCGGCCCTGGTCGGCGGCGGCAGCAATGCCCGCCCGGGCGAGATCAGCCTTGCCCACAAGGGCGTGCTGTTCCTGGACGAGCTGCCGGAGTTCCAGCGCAACGTGCTGGACGCCCTGCGGCAGCCGCTGGAGACCGGCCAGATCACCGTGTCGCGCGCGGCGGCGCATGCGACCTATCCCGCGCGCTTCCAGCTGGTCGCCGCCATGAACCCCTGCCGCTGCGGCCATCTGGGCACCCGCGAGCTGCAATGCGCCAAGGCGCCCCGCTGCGCCGACGACTACATGGGGCGGATCTCCGGCCCGCTGTTCGACCGGATCGACCTGATGGTCGAGGTGCCGGCGGTGTCGCCCGCCGACCTGCTGCTGCCGGCGCCCGCCGAGGACAGCGCCGCCGTGGCCGCCCGGGTGGCCGCCGCCCGCGAGCTGCAGTCGGAGCGGTTCGCGCGCGCCGGCCGCCCGGAGCTGCGCACCAATGCCGAGGCCGAGGGCGAGGTGCTGGACCAGATCGCCCCCTTGGACCCGCCGGCGCGCCAGCTCCTGGAGCGCGCGGCCAAGCATCTGCACCTGACCGCGCGCAGCTGGCACCGGGTCGTCCGGGTCGCCCGCACCATCGCCGACCTCGACGGCAGCGAACTCGTCCGCAAGCCGCAGATCGCCGAGGCGCTGGCGTTCCGCCGCCAGGCCCCGCGCCGGGGCTGAACCCGCCGCCCGGTCTTCCGGGAGGAAGGGGAAGAGGCAGGACGGGCGGTCGAGACGTCTAGATGTCATCGGCCCGTCTCGCCGCCATCGCCGCCCTGTCGTCATTCCCGCCTAGACCCGGCCCGGCCTGCTGCAACGTCCGGTCGGATGGATCCGTGGCCCTCGCCCTGCCCGCGCCGCTGCGCGTGAACGCCGCTTCCGCGCGGCCCGGCCGCCGCTGGATGGTGGCCTGGCTGCTGCTCGCCCCGTCTCTGGTGCTGCTGGCGCTGTTCACCTACGGCCCGATCCTGCGCGTGCTGCACGAATCGCTCTACGGCAGCCCGCTGCCGGGGCAGGCGGCGCCCTTCCTGGGCCTGGACAATTATGCCCGCCTGCTGGGCGACCCGGCGTTCCGCAACGCCGCCTGGAACACCGCCCTCTACGCGTTCTGGACGATCCTGCCCGGCATGGGGCTGGGCCTCGTCCTGGCCCTGGCGCTGGAGGCGACCTCCCGGGTCAGCTCGGTCCTGCGCGCGGTGTTCTTCTTCCCGACCCTGGTCCCGCTGGTCGCCGCCGCCTCGATCTTCGTGTTCCTGTTCCTGCCCGGCATCGGCCTGCTCGACCGCTACCTCGCCCTGATCGGGATCCGCGGCCCGAACTGGCTGGGCGACCCGGACGTGGCGCTCTACGCGATCATCGG
Proteins encoded in this region:
- a CDS encoding ABC transporter permease; this translates as MRKLFQRLGVFPATIACVLAAFWVLGLIVLPQATMIERSLWWEERPADAQQAAQALDQAWMEQARLSLDDPSPERDARLAEVEAEIARLEQVETKPVRAWGLSNYLRMSGLHLRIFLWTLGASLAVTLIAFVVCYPIAWAVATAGPGLRGPLLLTGLIIPYAVNELLRIFAWLILLDREGLVNTLLQGLGLPPVPFVETGSGVFITMVYTYVLFMVFPMLNSMETLDRAQVEAARDLGASIPQIHRRVIIPHSRPGIAIGCIMTFMLAAGSYAVPWIMSRGVGGDWFTQLVYRQFYEANQWNVGAAYAVTLLIACLAFVLVVMKVMRVSLREIAR
- a CDS encoding ABC transporter permease, with the protein product MNAGRASRLVLDAYLVLFFFYLAAPLVVMMAAAFNAYPQPSVTHWEGFTLRWFTELFTDARLGTGVLHSFMVALGVIVIAIPAGLAGAMILARMESRATTFLYALMVSPILTPGIILGLSTLIFWSPIGIGAGLTLATLAQASFITSYCMLMFLARLARYDQTLDEAALDLGAGPAFVFRRITLPFLWPTVLTAAGIAFLQSFENYNTTVFAIGGDFTLPTEIGSRMRFGLSPAIAALGVIFVVATVAGAIAWVVLRRRERARAA
- a CDS encoding ATP-dependent helicase: MSAAAAYLANLNPEQRQAVEHGIGRSGPPQPLLVIAGAGSGKTSTLAHRVAHLIAHGADPRRILLLTFSRRAAAEMARRVERIAGEVLGPSAAILTEALTWAGTFHGIGARLLREHAEQIGLDPSFTILDRADSADLINLVRHELGLSATQSRFPAKATCLAIYSRCVNAEMALEDVLQATFPWCSGWAAELRRLFAGYVLAKQRQNLLDYDDLLLYWAQMAAEPLLAQEIGGRFDHVLVDEYQDTNRLQASILLGLKPAGHGLTVVGDDAQSIYAFRAATVRNILDFPGQFTPPASIVTLDRNYRSTQPVLAAANGVIALSAERFTKNLWSERKAEGRPWLVALRDEADQARYVVERVLENREAGIALKQQAILFRTSHHAGPLEVELTRRNIPFVKFGGLKFLDSAHVKDVLALLRFVQNPKDRVAGFRLMQLIPGVGASSAKRALDRMAEAADPVAALMTVTAPSRAGDGWREFVQLVERLRGVGWPAELDLARAWYEPHLERIHEDAATRRADLVQLAQIAAGYPSRERFLTELTLDPPDATSDQAGVPLRDEDYLILSTIHSAKGQEWKSVFVLNVVDGCIPSDLGTGSTDEIEEERRLLYVAMTRARDDLHLLVPQRFFTHGQHARGDRHVYAARTRFVPDQLLSLFEQTTWPVAAPGATAPGGAARSVRIDVGARMRGMWAAG
- a CDS encoding GntR family transcriptional regulator, whose protein sequence is MPAGLQLEREIFEHILDAIVEGRLPPRTKLAEESLAEIFDVTRARVRKVLLLLAQRGVVRLEPNRGAFVAEPSPAEAAALFEARRIIESQTIVKVAGLDARARALAVARLDAHLDDEAAARAAGEQGRIIRLAGEFHRLVAELAGNQVLAGIIDDLVWRTAVALAAHAQRHDENCPPGEHDAIVQAIRTGDPLTAARRMVEHLHHVAGTRRGS
- a CDS encoding ABC transporter ATP-binding protein, which encodes MPAAAAETGEARGRIEFAGVSKAYGTARAVDSISLDIPAATYCCLLGPSGCGKTTSLRMLAGHEIATAGDILLDGLDVTRLPPARRGTAMMFQNYALFPHLSVQENVAFSLRMRGEPRMTRLAQARAMLRVVEMERFAERLPAQLSGGQQQRVALARALITRPAALLLDEPLSALDPFLRLRVRTELKKLQKSLGISFVHVTHSQDEALALADKVVLMNVGRIEQQGTAEEVFTRPRTPFVARFIGGHNVIDLGDRMVAVRTDRVALQRGEATGPTSRAATVKAAEYAGNGFSVQLVDDRDGELIALVPEEEFRARPFGEGERVTVSWAPDQMHVLEQGSA
- a CDS encoding ABC transporter substrate-binding protein produces the protein MIKKMQPTASRRDVLKGGAALAGIAATGAICAPAVHSAEPVTLRYLSTAVNQAPAIAEQAFRDTGVKIEYVSVTTDEVTKRIITQPNSFDLVDTEYFALKKLVPAGNLMGMDAKRIKLVDKLAPAITKAEIDGKKIGDQGTAPKKVFYLDGQYSKQFSDTPTEWITLIPTTYNADTLGIRPDLVGRPIESWAELLNPEFKGKASILNIPSIGIMDAAMVVEATGEHKYADKGNMTKEEIDLTIARLIEAKQAGQFRAFWSDFNESVNLMASGETVIQSMWSPAVTAVRLKGIECKFQPLKEGYRAWASGFGLPKTLKGRELDAAYEFVNWFLSGWAGAYLNRQGYYSAVLDTAKEHMEPYEWAYWMEGKPAEKDIVGPDGSLLEKAGTVRDGGSYNERMGAVACWNAVMDENEYMVRKWNSFIAA